A window from Cyprinus carpio isolate SPL01 chromosome A11, ASM1834038v1, whole genome shotgun sequence encodes these proteins:
- the LOC109097290 gene encoding proteasome subunit alpha type-5, which translates to MFLTRSEYDRGVNTFSPEGRLFQVEYAIEAIKLGSTAIGIQTSEGVCLAVEKRITSPLMEPSSIEKIVEIDSHIGCAMSGLIADAKTLIDKARVETQNHWFTYNETMTVESVTQAVSNLALQFGEEDADPGAMSRPFGVALLFGGVDEKGPQLYHMDPSGTFVQCDARAIGSASEGAQSSLQEVYHKSMTLKEAIKSSLTILKQVMEEKLNATNIELATVEPNKTFHMYSKEELEDVIKDI; encoded by the exons atgttcCTGACAAGATCAGAATATGACAG AGGAGTGAACACTTTCTCACCAGAGGGAAGACTTTTTCAAGTAGAATATGCTATTGAAGCCATCAAG TTGGGGTCCACAGCCATTGGCATTCAGACATCGGAGGGAGTGTGTCTCGCTGTGGAGAAGAGAATAACCTCTCCTCTGATGGAGCCCAGCAGCATTGAAAAGATTGTAGAGATTGACTCTCATATTG GCTGTGCCATGAGTGGCTTAATAGCTGATGCAAAAACTCTTATTGACAAAGCAAGAGTGGAAACACAG AACCATTGGTTTACCTACAATGAGACGATGACGGTGGAGAGCGTAACGCAGGCTGTGTCTAACCTCGCTCTGCAGTTTGGAGAGGAGGACGCTGACCCTGGCGCTATG AGCCGTCCTTTTGGTGTCGCTCTGCTTTTTGGAGGTGTGGATGAGAAAGGACCTCAGCT ATACCACATGGATCCTTCGGGCACTTTTGTCCAGTGTGATGCCAGGGCTATCGGCTCAGCATCTGAAGGAGCTCAGAGCTCTTTGCAGGAGGTTTACCACAAG TCCATGACGTTAAAGGAAGCCATCAAGTCTTCTCTCACTATCCTGAAACAAGTGATGGAGGAGAAACTCAATGCCACTAACATTGAG CTTGCCACAGTAGAACCCAACAAGACCTTTCACATGTACTCAAAAGAAGAGCTTGAGGATGTCATCAAGGATATCTAG